A single region of the Halorussus sp. MSC15.2 genome encodes:
- a CDS encoding mRNA 3'-end processing factor produces the protein MAVRRDDGIHIEVSASSSGRDSSGDARTFVADASSAVGDVNVVSHAHADHTFRRTPETVVCSAATAALVEARTGATVPEFREETDEVTLLPSGHVVGSRAALVEPGAAGATDGGESEDSGDHRRYLYTGDFSVRDRLYLDGFEPVDADVLVMETTYGVPDYRFPPEPELQGRIRDWLMDNSEVPLFLFGYSLGRAQKLQRLARKATNRPLVVHDAIRTVNDAVESATDLSFPAESLADREDGALSGDEIVVLPTHLARTDWVEDLVDDHDGLKAGFSGWAVDESFRYRGGYDATFPLTDHCDFDELVETVEAVDPDTVYTHHGFDEEFADHLSTHLGYDARPLLGDQTRLDDF, from the coding sequence ATGGCGGTTCGACGCGACGACGGTATCCACATCGAGGTCTCCGCGAGCAGTTCCGGTAGAGACTCGTCCGGAGACGCACGGACGTTCGTCGCCGACGCCTCCAGTGCGGTCGGCGACGTGAACGTCGTGAGCCACGCCCACGCCGACCACACTTTCCGGCGGACGCCCGAGACCGTGGTCTGTTCGGCCGCGACGGCGGCGCTGGTCGAGGCCCGGACCGGCGCGACGGTCCCCGAGTTCCGCGAGGAAACCGACGAGGTGACGCTGCTCCCGTCGGGCCACGTCGTCGGGTCGCGGGCCGCGCTGGTCGAACCCGGCGCGGCCGGAGCGACCGACGGCGGTGAGTCGGAGGACTCCGGCGACCACCGGCGCTACCTCTACACCGGCGACTTCTCGGTCCGCGACCGCCTCTACCTCGACGGATTCGAACCCGTGGACGCCGATGTGCTGGTGATGGAGACGACGTACGGCGTGCCGGACTACCGCTTCCCGCCCGAACCGGAACTACAGGGCCGGATTCGGGACTGGTTGATGGACAACTCCGAAGTGCCGCTGTTCCTGTTCGGGTACTCGCTGGGTCGCGCCCAGAAACTCCAGCGACTCGCGCGGAAGGCGACGAATCGGCCGCTCGTCGTCCACGACGCGATTCGGACCGTCAACGACGCCGTGGAGTCGGCGACCGACCTCTCGTTTCCGGCCGAGTCGCTGGCCGACCGAGAGGACGGTGCCCTCTCGGGCGACGAAATCGTGGTTCTGCCGACCCACCTCGCGCGGACCGACTGGGTCGAGGACCTCGTGGACGACCACGACGGCCTGAAGGCCGGGTTCTCGGGGTGGGCCGTGGACGAGTCGTTCCGCTACCGGGGCGGCTACGACGCCACCTTCCCGCTGACCGACCACTGCGACTTCGACGAACTGGTCGAGACCGTCGAGGCGGTAGACCCCGACACGGTCTACACTCACCACGGGTTCGACGAGGAATTCGCCGACCACCTCTCGACACACCTCGGCTACGACGCCCGGCCGCTGCTGGGCGACCAGACGCGACTGGACGACTTCTGA
- a CDS encoding winged helix-turn-helix transcriptional regulator, producing the protein MNATRRTIADHVRANPGVHFNAVVRALDVAPGQVQYHLRRLRDDGTVVTDEVQGRTHLYPPRFDDWERSALAMFRRETARDVLAVLLDAGETTPAELTDELGLARSTVEWHLDNLTDYDLVDKRREGNRVYLEPARPEATADLLAKITPSLPERMVDRFTKLVDGLVEER; encoded by the coding sequence ATGAACGCGACTCGCCGCACTATCGCCGACCACGTCCGGGCCAATCCGGGCGTCCACTTCAACGCGGTCGTCCGGGCGCTCGACGTGGCCCCAGGGCAGGTCCAGTACCACCTCCGACGACTCCGCGACGACGGGACGGTCGTGACCGACGAGGTGCAGGGCCGGACCCACCTCTACCCGCCGCGGTTCGACGACTGGGAGCGCTCGGCGCTCGCCATGTTCCGGCGCGAGACGGCCCGCGACGTGCTGGCCGTCCTCCTCGACGCCGGGGAGACGACGCCCGCCGAACTGACCGACGAACTGGGTCTGGCCCGGAGTACGGTCGAGTGGCACCTCGACAACTTGACCGACTACGACCTCGTGGACAAGCGCCGGGAGGGCAACCGCGTCTACCTCGAACCCGCCCGCCCGGAGGCCACCGCCGACCTACTGGCCAAGATAACCCCGTCGCTCCCCGAGCGCATGGTCGACCGGTTCACGAAACTCGTGGACGGACTCGTCGAAGAGCGGTAG
- a CDS encoding bacterio-opsin activator domain-containing protein → MSETPTDSVVELEFRITDSRYPLVSIPERTGCRANVEEIVPRGNDTYAVFYQIVGATQDVVELVNEHENIEARRVSGRESDGVVEVLVTSPDEHFVVALTDAGAIPREIRSADGVAKIVAEVPAMYQVSTVVDRFLSVHPTVEVVACRQKDRTSPMFTRREFETIVEERLTPRQREVLRAAFDEGYFDWPRGKSGEEIAEDLGIANTTFSQHLRTAERKLLSIFFDEK, encoded by the coding sequence ATCACCGACTCCCGGTATCCGCTCGTCTCGATACCGGAACGGACCGGTTGTCGAGCGAACGTCGAGGAGATAGTGCCACGGGGAAACGACACCTACGCGGTGTTCTACCAGATTGTGGGGGCGACGCAGGACGTCGTGGAACTCGTGAACGAACACGAGAACATCGAGGCCCGACGCGTCAGCGGTCGGGAGAGCGACGGCGTCGTCGAGGTTCTGGTGACGAGTCCCGACGAGCACTTCGTGGTCGCGCTGACCGACGCCGGAGCGATACCGCGGGAGATTCGAAGCGCGGACGGCGTGGCGAAAATCGTAGCTGAGGTGCCCGCGATGTATCAGGTCTCGACGGTCGTGGACCGGTTCCTCTCGGTTCACCCGACGGTCGAAGTCGTCGCGTGTCGCCAGAAGGACCGGACGAGTCCGATGTTCACCCGGCGAGAGTTCGAGACGATAGTCGAGGAGCGATTGACGCCCCGCCAGCGTGAGGTGCTGCGGGCGGCCTTCGACGAGGGGTACTTCGACTGGCCGCGGGGGAAGTCGGGCGAGGAGATAGCCGAGGACCTCGGCATCGCCAACACCACGTTCTCCCAGCACCTCCGGACGGCCGAGCGAAAACTGCTCTCTATCTTTTTCGACGAGAAGTGA
- a CDS encoding NAD(P)/FAD-dependent oxidoreductase, which produces MPKVAIVGGGPAGLSAGLFTAKNDLRTVVFDTDETWMHKAHVYNYLGIDEIRGTEFMEDAREQVENFDADLRVGEEVTDVEDAGDAFIVTTDDDEYDAKYVVFATGTDTELPEQLGCETTDDGLVDVDLNMRTSVENAYAVGSMIRDQKWEAVISAGDGGAAALQIMSEEAGEPVHDFDVPDDE; this is translated from the coding sequence ATGCCAAAAGTCGCAATCGTCGGCGGCGGACCCGCCGGACTCAGCGCCGGACTGTTCACCGCAAAAAACGACCTCAGGACCGTCGTCTTCGACACCGACGAGACGTGGATGCACAAGGCGCACGTGTACAACTACCTCGGCATCGACGAGATACGCGGGACCGAGTTCATGGAGGACGCCCGCGAGCAGGTCGAGAACTTCGACGCCGACCTCCGCGTCGGCGAGGAGGTCACCGACGTCGAGGACGCCGGGGACGCGTTCATCGTCACCACCGATGACGACGAGTACGACGCGAAGTACGTCGTCTTCGCCACGGGGACCGACACCGAACTCCCCGAGCAGTTGGGTTGCGAGACGACCGACGACGGTCTGGTGGACGTGGACCTCAACATGCGGACCAGCGTCGAGAACGCCTACGCGGTCGGGTCGATGATACGCGACCAGAAGTGGGAGGCCGTCATCTCGGCGGGCGACGGCGGCGCGGCCGCGCTCCAGATTATGAGCGAGGAGGCGGGCGAACCGGTCCACGACTTCGACGTGCCGGACGACGAGTAG